A window of Mercenaria mercenaria strain notata chromosome 16, MADL_Memer_1, whole genome shotgun sequence contains these coding sequences:
- the LOC123540506 gene encoding DNA-binding protein SATB1-like has product MNQSTLAKLCPLPQSMISNIVNSKYPSSLSSDKLRAFGAWYKEYRNSQQGNTQGEREDSSNIRLTFHPNMEVPKLTAWFKEHPHPSDSLLTAYANDLNSTLVRLERPKIQVKHLRNWWTNQRQKLKRESQNRKESQKSAKKKHRKGKEPLNSASRVETSTEREIYERKSKNKGLKDLSRENEVRKVGEQGVICEVNILQDQTGNKSEEVRSKVRKTVLGNHGRNTVRNSFTGNLVSGNLEQRITSSHHDFYSNAGSQSNPQVPSSNTERDPQYSSSNMATGVERGMHPQNYSEDPLYHHLC; this is encoded by the exons ATGAATCAGTCCACTTTGGCCAAGTTATGTCCCCTGCCACAG TCAATGATTTCTAATATTGTCAATTCAAAATACCCATCATCCCTGAGTTCCGACAAGCTTAGAGCTTTTGGTGCCTGGTACAAGGAATATAGGAACAGCCAGCAAGGTAATACACAAG GTGAAAGAGAAGACTCTAGCAACATACGTTTAACATTCCATCCCAATATGGAAGTACCGAAACTTACAGCCTGGTTCAAGGAACACCCTCATCCTAGTGATTCTCTGCTAACAGCATATGCCAATGATCTTAACAGCACACTTGTAAGGTTGGAAAGACCGAAAATACAAGTGAAACACCTGAGGAATTGGTGGACTAATCAGAGGCAGAAACTGAAAAGGGAGAGTCAGAACAGGAAAGAGTCACAGAAGAGTGCCaaaaagaaacacagaaaagGCAAAGAACCTTTAAACAGTGCTAGTAGAGTTGAAACAAGCACAGAAAGAGAAATTTATGAGAGAAAGAGTAAGAATAAAGGTTTGAAGGATCTTAGCAGGGAAAATGAAGTGAGGAAAGTAGGTGAACAAGGGGTTATTTGTGAAGTGAACATTTTGCAGGATCAGACAGGGAATAAATCTGAAGAAGTCAGATCGAAAGTTAGAAAGACGGTCCTAGGGAACCATGGGAGAAACACTGTCAGGAATTCATTTACCGGTAATCTCGTGTCTGGTAACTTAGAACAAAGAATTACCAGTAGTCACCATGATTTCTATTCCAATGCAGGCAGCCAATCAAATCCTCAGGTTCCATCCAGTAACACAGAACGGGATCCTCAGTATTCCAGCAGTAATATGGCAACCGGAGTTGAGAGAGGAATGCACCCACAAAATTATAGTGAAGATCCTCTGTATCATCATTTGTGCTaa